In Candidatus Polarisedimenticolia bacterium, the DNA window CTCGATCCAGGAGTCCCTCGATCGCCTGAAGAACGTCCTGGCGCGCGTGGAGCAGGGGGAGGGGGCGATCGGACAGCTCATGGTTCCCGGCGGCAAGGGGGACGTGCTTCTCGAGAACCTGCTGGCGGCCAGCGCCGACCTCAAGAGCGTGACCGACCGGGTCAACGCCGGCACCGGCCTCGCCGGCCGGCTCCTGTCGGACGACGAGTCGGCGCGTCGCATCCTCTCGAACATGGAAAAGACGACGAAGAACATCGAGTCGATCACGCGCAAGATCGACACGGGTCAGGGCACCCTGGGAGCGATCATCAACGATGACGAGGTCTACCGCGGGCTGCGCGACGTGATCGCCGGGATACAGAAGAGCCGGATCGGCAAGGGCATGATCCATCATTATCAGAAGAAAGGCGCTGAAACGCGCGAAGGCGAAGAAAACCCGGAAGAGGAGGCCCCGCCTCCCTCCGATAACCCCTGAGGAGTCGGACGTGGCATTGAAGGAGAAGATCGAATCGCTCCAGGCCCGCGTTGGCGTCATCGGCCTGGGGTACGTCGGATTGCCGCTGGCCTGCGAGTTCGTGCGGGCCGGCTTCGCGGTCACCGGGGTCGACAGCGACCCCGCCAAGGTGAAGGGAATCGGCGAGGGGCGATCGCACGTGCAGGACATCGCCTCGGCCACTCTGAAGGAGGTCGTCGGCCCGCGCGGCCTGACGGCGACGACCGACGTGGCGGCCCTCAAGGATTGCGACGCGGTAATCATCTGCGTCCCCACGCCCCTGCGCAAGACGCGCGATCCCGACATCTCCTACATCGTCTCGGCGGTGGACGGCATCGTCAAGGCCCTGCACCGGGACATGCTCGTCATCTTGGAGAGCACTACGTATCCGGGAACCACGGAAGAGGTCATCCGGCCGCGGCTCGAATCGGCTGGACTGCAGGCGGGGCGGGATTTCTATCTGGCCTTTTCGCCGGAGCGGGTCGATCCGGGCAACCCGCGGTTCAACACGCGCAACACGCCGAAGATCGTCGGCGGCGTCACTCCAGCGTGCTCCGAAATGGCGGCGGCCCTGTACCGCAAGGCGGTCGACACTGTGATCCCGGTGTCCTCGACCCAGTGCGCCGAGATGATCAAACTGCTGGAGAACACCTTCCGCAGCGTGAACATCGGGCTGGTGAACGAGATTGCCTTGATGTGCGACCGTCTCCAGCTGGATGTCTGGGAGGTCATCGACGCCGCCGCGACCAAGCCTTTCGGCTTCATGCCCTTCTACCCGGGGCCCGGGCTGGGGGGGCACTGCATTCCGATCGATCCGCACTACCTGTCGTGGAAGCTCAAGACGCTGAACTACTATGCGAAGTTCATCGAGCTGGCGAGCGAGATCAACGGCAACATGCCGCACTACGTGGTCACCAAGATCGTCGATGCCCTGAACGCCCACAAGAAGTCGGTCAACGGCTCGCGCATCCTGATCCTGGGGGTCGCCTACAAGAAGGACATCTCCGACGTGCGGGAATCACCGGCGCTGGACGTGGTC includes these proteins:
- a CDS encoding nucleotide sugar dehydrogenase; translation: MALKEKIESLQARVGVIGLGYVGLPLACEFVRAGFAVTGVDSDPAKVKGIGEGRSHVQDIASATLKEVVGPRGLTATTDVAALKDCDAVIICVPTPLRKTRDPDISYIVSAVDGIVKALHRDMLVILESTTYPGTTEEVIRPRLESAGLQAGRDFYLAFSPERVDPGNPRFNTRNTPKIVGGVTPACSEMAAALYRKAVDTVIPVSSTQCAEMIKLLENTFRSVNIGLVNEIALMCDRLQLDVWEVIDAAATKPFGFMPFYPGPGLGGHCIPIDPHYLSWKLKTLNYYAKFIELASEINGNMPHYVVTKIVDALNAHKKSVNGSRILILGVAYKKDISDVRESPALDVVKLLQDRGAQVLYSDPHAPEIHLDQGVLRAVPLTDELLSGCDCTVIVTNHSAFDYGRIADKAKILVDTRNATRGIAAPEGRIVKI